The following is a genomic window from Neoarius graeffei isolate fNeoGra1 chromosome 16, fNeoGra1.pri, whole genome shotgun sequence.
tcttagatacaatgaaaaattagattatttatttttattccacataagcaaacaaacagaacttatgtattccccttttacctgtgcccactactgcccccaggtgtccacaaccaaaaactgttggaaataaaccaaaataatgaagacctgctatattatgtaaagcaattaactaaacaaataactagcaaaagcgtcatttttactaattagagcaatacaatttcagcgtagaagggtgatttttgtcttgggttagatgtgcgaagggcgccgttgcttacaagcaaaaaggtcgattggatggtcgaaatgtccaggatttttgtcagacacaggtggcaaccctagctcTGACACTTGTTTGAACTTGAATTGTTAGTGCAGGTAATAACACACAGGATCTTCAGAAGCAGGTTTTAACTTTATAATGACACACCTGGGTTGAAGAGCACAAGATACTTGAGACACACAAACTCTTGTCTGTCCAGACAAAGAGCCCTGAGCTTGGACACCAAATCTTGTGCCCTGGACACCAGACTGCTCAGCGTTGCCCCCGCCTGCGAGAGCACAGTCGACACCGCAATCTGCGGACgaaaacacacgcacacaggtGGGTCAGTGTGTGAATTTCAACACCTTGTGTCTTACTTTAATACAGTGGAAAAGTTTTATTGTTGATGTATATGAAGACCATGAGACAAAGAAATCCAGTTCTTTTTATTCAAGAAAAGGACAATAGAAATAACCAGGTTCGTTATCATCCTAGTGTACGTTGTTGAATATGTGGATATTCAGTGAGGTCCAAAGTTCTGAGATGGCCTTgaaaatctttttttaaattatttatttatttatttatttatttttaagctcATCCAGATGTTGgacaggccagatgagcttatgcgtTCATGCGTCGTCCGTCCGTCTATCCgtcatctgtccacaatttacaaaaattgctactcctcctacaggattgattggattttgatcaaactcctaTGGAATGTTTCCCAGGTGGGTATGTATAAGAGTTGtccagatggtggcgccacctgtcatagttaacattttatgggcatctgaaaattttgggtgacttgtcacaccaaacactactgttcgtaaacttctgggacattttcactgaaactcatccagaagattctaaagacatattccaacaagagttgttcaccaggtggcgtcaCCTgtcatggatgcagctacacaggggtcatatgcaagttCACAAATtcactactcctcccacaggattgatcagatttcaaacttgcacacaacaacagtggccggtatgagctccagcctcattgaggctacttttttgttttatatttcTGTAAATAAACAGAAAATTTTAATACAAAGAAATGAAATGTTCAAAATCTTGAAGATTCAATTTTCAAGATTATGTACTAATTTTAGGTCACaatttaaatgtaagcaaatttgTGATACTGAGCATGCTAACTTTTGTACAAAAGGTCAAATTTTCCTTGAGTTTTATCCTTTTCACTGAAGCACGTGTTTAGACGACACGCAGTGATGGATCTAATCTAACACGGATCAAATTTTATAActccgtttccaaaaaagttgggatgctgtgtcaaatataaataaaaatgatataagaatgtgataatttgcaaattatggaaaccctatatttcatcgaatatagtacaaagacaatatatgaaatgttgaaactgagaaattttattgcgttttgaaaaatatatgttcattttgaatttagtgccagcaaaatgtttcaaaaaagttgggacagggcaacaaaagacctgaaaaagttgtgcaatggttaaaaaaaaaagtaactcattaggttaattggcaacaggtcggtaacatgattgggtataaaaagaaaataaaagcataactttattcatcacacacttgtgaaatttcctctctgcatttaacccatctgaagcagtgaacacacacacgtgagcaatgagcacacacacatacccagagcagtgggcagccatgctaacagcgcccgggcagcagttgggagttaggtgcctcgctcaaggccgtcccatattaacctaaccgcatgtctttggactgagcatcccagagaggcggagttatgtgatatattgtctttgtactattttcaatgaaatataggttttccatgattttcaaatcttcacattctgttttttatttacagtttacacagcatccaaacttttttggaaacacGGTTGTACACAAACCTCTGGAATCCCTGTCAGTCTGAGTGTCATTAAAGCAAAAGGTGGGCATAAAAATGTCTCAGATTCATGCAACTATTTCTAACActctacttttcactcaagttgttaTACTGATGATATAATTCTCAATGAAAAATGTTTATTAAATGAgacaagaaagaaaaacagaagcATTTTTATGGAGTGGAATTAGCAAAAGCTGAAATATAatttgtattattctatccacattcactggatatgaacaatcatgcgctctgattggctactgtacgactaggatatcagctcatataccatgtgtatagagaaacaaaatggcggaacgtgctgctgaaccaaccgaggacgaaataaaaactctactcaaaaataaaactccaaaaattataaagtatttaaaagaaacagaaatagctaaaagaatagttttacccccaatatctcctgttccacactccagcccagttagtggcggtaatgcacttttatgttggtttgccaactggcaAAAAACcctaaggggtcatccataattttcatcatcacGAGAGTACAAACCATAcgcgggggggagggggttaatgaccaggcgtacacttcttaaaaatgaaaaaatgatgatccgtcaatgtgcgaagcggcggccgccatgttaaaaatttcaTGCCACATCGGTCTTGCCagctctacacgctttctttcttcaatacaacaacaatggctgacccagattttgaccgcgtttataaatttgtgaatagcagaaataccgctattcacaagactccttcaaacgagtacgagcagtttttaaacatttattgtttcctgcattcatctgagaggaggcagttagggcaggacaggctgcttggaaagaataaaaaacaaacgtttcaaagccaaaaggcaacagctccccttaaaaagacagttcctaattttcaaaaatcagacccttcaggatgttgcgatttgcgaattcagggcggtgttgcaattatatctaaTCACCGAAActctcccgcaaatttgaccaatcgttggcgtcgtcttgaggtgatgtcgacaaactaccttccgccttactttcgtctttccgttcaagagaagcaacatgtgcgagtcagtgtttatgtaggcttaaattctgttactgaaagtgtgttatgtttacagtgaaggactgtgtgcactttacattatttttttttacttaatacaagaaattaatggatgccaacatttttgccaaaatggtattttattttccattgtttaggcagcttcagcatcatactgtgagattctgttcaaattgtttttttttcttctatgaagcctgagccatttattttattagtttataattattgtttaatttagtcttcaggagcgactgcctgcacacagtactagtattaatagttttttttcttacatgaaagctgaggcatttatattatattttaaggtaacttcatgttgtgctgtgaggttctctgcactttaacttttgaaccaacaggtgcatttggatgagtaaagcctatttttctgcatttttgtagtcctggtaatcttttatattggtaaagttgtttataggaccatttctcagtgtctgtttttttaatcaatagtttttcagtaataacttaatatttaacatatcactcaattttaatcacaaaaagagaaaatcacaacaatttctcgcaactttcacttcctcccgcaatgtctcgtctcgtctcgtctcgtcttcttccgcttatccaggaccgggtcgcggaggcagcagtctaagcatggaagcccaaacttccctttccccagacacctcggccagctcctcgggaagaacaccgaggcgttcccaggccagccgagagacatagtccctccagcgtgtcctgggtcttccccggggcctcctcccggggggacatgcctggaacacctccccagggaggcgtccaggaggcatccgaaaaagatgcccgagccacctcagctggttcctctcgatgtggaggagcagcggctctactccgagctcctcccgagtgactgtgcttctcaccctatctctaagggagcgcccagccaccctgcgaaggaaactcatttcagccgcttgtatccgcgatcttgttctttctgtcattacccaaagctcatgaccataggtgagagtcggaacgtagatcgaccggtaaattgagagcttcgccttttggctcagctccttcttcaccacgacggaccggtaaagcgaccgcatcactgcggaggctgcaccgatccgcctgtcgatctcacgctccatccttccctcactcgtgaacaagatcccgagatacttaaactcctccacttgaggcaggacttctccaccaacctggagagggcaagccacccttttccggtcgagaaccatggcctcggacttggaggtgctgattctcatcccagccgcttcacactcgactgcaaaccgccccagtgcatgctgaaggtcctggtttgaagaagccaacaggacaacatcatccgcaaaaagcagagatgaaatcctgtggttcccaaacaggattccttccggcccctggctgcgcctagaaattctgtccataaaaattatgaacagaaccggtgacaaagggcagccctgacggagtccaacatgcactgggaacaggtctgacttactgccggcaatgcgaaccagactcctgctccgttcgtacagggaccggacagcccttagcaaagagccccgaaccccatactcccgaagcaccccccacagaataccacgggggacacggtcgaatgccttctccagatccacaaagcacatgtggactggttgggcaaactcccatgaaccctcgagcaccctatgaagggtatagagctggtccagtgttccgcgaccaggacgaaaaccgcattgttcctcctggatccgaggttcgactatcggtcgaattctcctctccagtaccctggagtaaactttccctgggaggctgagaagtgtgattcccctataattggagcacactctccggtcccctttcttaaaaagagggaccaccaccccagtctgccactccagaggcactgtccccgaccgccacgcgatgttgcagaggcgtgtcaaccaagacagccccacaacatccagagacttgagatactcagggcggatctcatccacccccggtgccttgccaccgaggagcttgcaaaccacctcagtgacttcggcttgggtaatggacgagtccacctctgagtcatcagcctcagtctcctcagtggaagacatgacggtgggattgaggagatcctcaaagtattccttccaccgcccgacaatgtccccagtcgaggtcaacagctccccacccgcactgtaaacagtgttggcagagtactgcttccccctcctgaggcgccggacggtttgccagaatttcttcgaggccgaccgatagtccttctccatggcctccccgaactcctcccagttccgagtttttgcctccgcaactgcccgagctgcagcacgcctggcctgccgatacccgtcggctgcctcaggagtcccggaggtcaacatggcccgataggactccttcttcagcttgacggcatcccttacttccggtgtccaccaccgggttcggggattgccgccacgacaggcaccggagaccttgcggccacagctccgaacagctgcgtccacaatggaggtagagaacatggtccactcagactcaatgtcccccgcctccctcggaagctgggaaaagctctcccggaggtgggagttaaagacctccccaacagagtgctcggccagacgttcccagcagaccctcaccatacgtttgggcctgccaggtctgtccagcttcctcctccgccagcggatccaactcaccaccaggtggtgatcagttgacaactcagcccctctcttcacccgagtgtccaagacatagggtcggagatcagatgacacgactacaaagtcgatcatcgacctccgacctaaggtgtcctggtgccacgtgcacttatggacacccctatgctcgaacatggtgttcgttatggacaaactgtgactagcacagaagtccaataacaaaacaccactcgggttcagatcggggaggccgttcctcccaaccacgcccctccaggtgtcactgtcatcgcccacgtgagcattgaagtcccccagtagcacaatggagtccccagtctgagcacccctcagtacctctcccagggactccaagaaggccggatactctatactgctatttggcccgtaggcacaaacaacagcaagagccctctccccaatccgaaggcgcagagaggcgaccctctcgttcactggggtaaactccaacacatggcggctgagctggggagctataaggaagcccacaccagcccgccgccgctcaccatgggcgactccagagaagtggaaagtccagcccctctcgaggagctgggttccagagcccaagctgtgcgtggaggtgagcccgactatctctagccggtacctctcaacctcccgcacaagctcaggctccttcccccccagcgaagtgacattccatgtcccaacagccagccgctgtgtccgggggtcaggtcgtcgaggcccctgccttcgactgccacccaatccacactgcaccaaacccctactgctacctctgtgggtggtgaacccacaggaggtcgggcccacgtcgcctcttcgggctgagcccggccgggccccatgggcaaaggcccgaccaccaagcgctcgcatacgagccccaaccccgggcctggctccagggtggggccccggctgcgtcctaccgggcgacgtcacggtcctggattttttctccataggggttttttggtgaactgctcttggtctggcctgtcacctaggacctgtctgccttgggaaaccctaacaggggcataatgcccccgacaacatagctcctaggatcattcaagcacacaaacccctccaccacaataaggtggcagttctaggaggggcccgcaatgtaatcacaacaaaaacctaaaaaaacaccgcaactttcatcgcaattttttggaaaaaccccgcaacatcagacattttagcccgcaacaatcacaaaaaaggcccgcggaatcctggggggactgtaaaatgaatcgcctgctttctatgaaaacttctggacccgtcttgtgtcttcttttcttctcttgtgaatctttgtattctcctgtcatccgattttaataaaaagtaatacaagacatggttttattttgaattcctattccacgtagatccatcatcATTTTTTTGTGAAATGATGATGGATCATCATTTCACAAAATTGTGAAAATATAGCAAAAGAGGTGGTTTTTATGATGATTTGAAAAAGCTATATTTCATAAAATTGTAATGAAaacatggcagcacggtggtgtagtggttagcgctgtcgcctcacagcaagaaggtcctgggttcgagcccagcggccggcgagggcctttctgtgcggagtttgcatgttctccccgtgtctgcatgggtttcctccgggtgctccggtttcccccacagtccaaagacatgcaggttaggttaactggtgactctaaattgaccgtgagtgtgaacggttgtttgtctctgtgtgtcagctctgtgataacctggcgacttgtccagggtgtaccccacctctcgcccatagtcagctgggataggctccagcttgcctacgaccctgtagaacaggataagtggctacagataatggatggacgtttctcaaaatccagtgaatgtggatagaataaaacagttattccactcaatctggtcattCATAGCTTATAGCTGACTTggtgctgtcagctcatgtacgactcgatttcgtggaataactgttaaatgtttgggGGCGAGGAAAGTGATTTTATTGAAAGTTTTTGATGAGAATCTTACAATATTTAAATACTGGTTCTGAACACAATTTTCTGGAATTGAGGTGATGAAATTCTTGGTCTAAAAAAATCAGGTaataaaaattcatgttaaaaagcTCTCTTAAAATGATAATTTCAGATTCATAAATTCATGTAGTAAAAATGTGGTTTTAAAAAAATTCAGGTTAAAAAATTTAAAGTAGTTAAAAATTCAAGAAATTCAGGGAAAACATTTCAACATCTCAAAGAGCAAAAAGCCAGGCTTTGCTCTAACTCAGTCCTGGATCATCACAACACGCCGCAGAACTTCATAACCTTTTACAATATCATTATCCAGTGAAGTCCAACAGTCTGAGACCACTAATaaagtgaaatcagagtcagaaGAACCTGAACAGGAATTTGTAATGTTTTGGTTGCAAATTAAATTTGATGTATTTTCATTCCTGTTCTATTTGTGAGTTTGTTGCCCCGTTACCTGTTGCCCTGTGACCAGGTAGATGCTCCCGTCTCTCCCGTAAGCCACCTGGCGGTACAAATGATCCAGAACCAGCAGCTCACTCCAGCAGCTCTGCAGCAGCGCCATCTGATCCTCCACCTGCAAAACATCACACAACATGGCCGACTATTCCTCGAGAGGAAACTAAAACACGAGTATGCTTCATTAAAATGACTCTTGAACCTTTTATCTTTATTATCACGCTCAAACGTTGCATCCCTGCTGGCATACTGTAGGTCATAAATTTGAAAGATCATCattaataatacacacacacacacacacatatatatatatatatatatataaataaattataatgtgtgtatatgacTTCTCGGTCAGATTTGAGAAATGAACAAGTGAAAGAAaaataactgatttttttttaaatgccaaaaaacaaacaaaccacaacaTGTCAAGCTTAAGAAAAACTTTTATATTATGTCTATGGTTTCATAATTAATATCTTAACACACTTTCTGACCATTTTTGTGACTTTTATGtggctaataataatatccaCTCATAAATATataggttatatatatatatacactgtaataTTCATCTTCTTTTCATTTAATTTTCTATTaagcttatccattgtgggtcacggggaagctggagctaatcccagttgacattgggcgagaggcagggttccACCCTGGATGGTTCGCCAGtccaacacagagagacagacaaccattcacactcatatatatatatatatatatatatatatatatatatatatatatatatatatatatacacacacacgcacacacctacctatgggcaatttagattagCCAACTGAACTAAGctacatgtatttggactgtggaagaaaccCATCTggaggagaacatgcgaacttcacacagaaagaccccagtcagccttggggctcaaacccagaaccttcttgctgtgatcgacagtgctaatcactgcaccaatGTGCCACCCTCTACGTTGTAATAATGGCACAATAATATTTAACAATCTAAATATATGCAATATTTactcatattattattataactgtaATGAAGATAGCTATTATACAAAAAGCCTATATTCAAAATATTTTGAGTTGTTATAATGAGGTGTCAAAGATTTTAAAGCTGTTTGTTTCAcacaaaaactcatctcatctcattatctgtagccgctttatcctgttctacagggtcgcaggcaagctggagcctatcccagctgactatgggcgaaaggcggggtacaccctggacaagtcgccaggtcatcacagggctgacacatagacacagacaaccattcacactcacattcacacctacggtcaatttagagtcaccagttaacctaacctgcatgtctttggactgtgggggaaaccggagcacccggaggaaacccatgcggacacggggagaacatgcaaactccgcacagaaaggccctcgccggccacggggctcgaacccggaccttcttgctgtgaggcgacagcactaaccactacgccaccgtgccgcccctcacacAAAAACTATTAATATGAATAAATATGATCAGAGACCATTTTGCTCTAAATTTATTGCTTCATAAAAAAAGTGTTCATAAGctgaaaaaaaccctaaaaaagtTCTATAATCCAAAATTATTTAACAATCTacaataatgtctcatctcatctcattatctctagccgctttatccttctacagggtcgcagggaagctggagcctatcccagctgactacgggcaagaggcggggtacaccctggacaagtcgccaggtcatcacagggctgacacatagacacagacaaccattcacactcacattcacacctatggtcaatttagagtcaccagttaacctaacctgcatgtctttggactgtgggggaaaccggagtacccggaggaaacccacgcggacacggggagaacatgcaaactccacacagaaaggccctcgccggccccggggctcgaacccaggaccttcttgctgtgaggcgacagtgctaaccactacaccaccatgccggcccACAATAATGTTATACTATGAAATATTTATAAGAAAACCTAAACCTTCTTTACATATCAATATTTCTTCCTCTTAATATCTAATTTCTCAGCTAAACACATTTACAAGACAACAGAGAAGATGACGAGTACTACCTTGAGTTCTTTAAACAGTGCACAATTGCGCGCCCACTCCACCAGTCCAAACAGAGTCTGGTCAGTCATTTTGCACATGATGCTGAAGGTGTTGAGGCGGTCGTGTTTCCCTCGGTTGGCCTGCTCTCTCCGCAGGCTGGCCACCACTCGTGAACAGACCTGTGACTCCTCCAGCTCTCCCTGCAGCAGCTCACTCAGGAAGCTTGTGTTGGACGAGGTTGGGTCAGACATCAGGGTTGGGGTCAGGGACGGAGACGGTGTTGGGTCTGGTGTAGGAGTTGACGTCGGTGTGTGGGTGGAGCTGGGAGTCAGCATGGGTGTGGAAATGGTGCACAATGTAGTAGGGCCATAGCTGAAAGGCATCTCTCTTTTATCCTGAGGGAAACCATGGTAGAGTCCAGCACAGGGGAGCGAGGGGGCAGTCAATGCCCTGTCTCTACTTAATGTGCAATTTAGAACCATAAGCTCTGGTTGGCTGATGTTGTGGGGAATAGCGTGTGATTGGTGGAAAGGATCAGGGCCTCGCGGGACTGTGAAAGCACCAGGCAGGAGGTGGAACTCATGTGGCTGTAACGGTGCTTGTGGACCTTCCAGTTTGATCCTGTAGGGACCAGGGTTTGCTTGGTGATGTCCTCCTCTCTGCTGTTTCAGTTGCTTGTCCCGTCGATACAGAGGTCCGAATTTGTTTCGTCCGCCCCTCATTCGGTCTGCCCGCACAGCTGTGGACATGAAATAACAACAGTTCATATATTTTTACAGCTTTCTTCTGACTAAAAGCTGAAGTGTAATGATAAGTAATCCCTTCCCATTCCACAGCTGTCCTCTGTTAAATCTGTCTCATGGCTTGACTTATGGAAAATGAGCATCATTTGATTCTTCTGGGCTTCAGGTGGCTTTGATTCAACTTCAGGGCCAGAAAAATGTACActgaagctttaaaaaaaaaacctagccagATCCATTGATTGATTGGTTAAttgattcattcactcacacatctTCAGTAacctctttatcctggtcagggttgtggctGATCTGGAGCCTTTCGCCTATACTGGGCACAAGATGGGAATGTACCCCCTGGATGGGATACCAGCCCTTCAAGGGATGCCATACATACTCATTCACATCTGGAGTAAATTACTGTAGTCAATCCACCTAATAGTGTGCATTCATTATGTGGACTGGAGAACCAAGATGAAATCAAGGAAAACGTGAAAATTCGCAcacacagtaacccaagctcaggatcaaactggggAACTTGATACCAATACCAGTTGGGACAAA
Proteins encoded in this region:
- the nr5a5 gene encoding nuclear receptor subfamily 5, group A, member 5, whose product is MNISDFYPETPQPSTTHPAGNVQDLTMLEGPSTSGELKPDPDIQAESEEACPVCGDRVSGYHYGLLTCESCKGFFKRSVQNNKHYTCTERQSCPMDPAQRKRCPYCRFQKCLAVGMKREAVRADRMRGGRNKFGPLYRRDKQLKQQRGGHHQANPGPYRIKLEGPQAPLQPHEFHLLPGAFTVPRGPDPFHQSHAIPHNISQPELMVLNCTLSRDRALTAPSLPCAGLYHGFPQDKREMPFSYGPTTLCTISTPMLTPSSTHTPTSTPTPDPTPSPSLTPTLMSDPTSSNTSFLSELLQGELEESQVCSRVVASLRREQANRGKHDRLNTFSIMCKMTDQTLFGLVEWARNCALFKELKVEDQMALLQSCWSELLVLDHLYRQVAYGRDGSIYLVTGQQIAVSTVLSQAGATLSSLVSRAQDLVSKLRALCLDRQEFVCLKYLVLFNPDVKLVQDRRQVERTQERVNRALMDHTLHTHPGQSDKFGQLLLRLPEVRSISLQVEEYLYQRHLLGDLPCNSLLTEMLHAKHT